One window of the Candidatus Methylomirabilota bacterium genome contains the following:
- a CDS encoding RNA-binding protein: protein MEGGTMATASIELPVKSRRYAGERSSKRMGTRVYVGNLPFDTDASALRALFEEGGRRVADVKIITDRDTGRPRGFAFVEMENQSDAQAAIQALNGREVGGRPLTVNEAKEQAPRRGGGGGGFRSGGGGGGRRPRGY from the coding sequence ATGGAAGGCGGGACCATGGCGACGGCATCAATCGAACTACCCGTCAAAAGTCGGCGGTACGCCGGCGAAAGGAGTTCCAAGCGCATGGGGACACGAGTGTATGTGGGCAATCTCCCGTTTGATACGGACGCATCTGCGCTCCGCGCCCTTTTCGAAGAGGGTGGTCGTCGGGTGGCTGATGTGAAGATCATTACCGATCGCGATACCGGACGACCGCGGGGCTTTGCCTTTGTCGAAATGGAGAACCAGAGCGACGCTCAGGCTGCCATCCAGGCGTTGAACGGACGAGAGGTTGGCGGCCGACCTCTGACGGTCAATGAGGCAAAAGAGCAGGCCCCTCGCCGCGGAGGCGGAGGAGGCGGATTTCGCAGCGGTGGTGGTGGCGGCGGTCGCAGACCGCGCGGCTATTAA
- a CDS encoding MFS transporter, with translation MGARFSSDQKRTIATLSAAIAIRMLGIFLVLPVFTLYGEQFTSSKPLIGLAFGSYGLANALLQIPFGWLSDRFGRKPLLLIGLTLHSVGSILAAVPPNIFALIAARLIQGTGAVSSVAFAMVADSVDEKNRATAMAFLGISIGLSFVGGILAGPLIASLTGYASLFWLSGLLSLVASIYLALAVKEPPREPGTADVSGDRPSIASVFKIAAIIKLGVCGFLMSFFMSSFFFYFPLLARRHLPLQSYYLLLGPMVLVAAVVMFAASRAADLGRAKSMGVLAFVVLAISGWLLFRGADLGLQAHPLIVLTVAGILFFAGYTSLQPILPSLITKASPKTVYGAALGIFSSLQFLGSFAGGAAAGLLGTVGTDFVMAALLAIAASGVILMAQVKLV, from the coding sequence ATGGGTGCGAGATTTTCGTCGGATCAAAAGCGAACCATAGCCACGCTGAGCGCCGCCATCGCGATTCGGATGCTCGGCATCTTTCTCGTGCTTCCCGTCTTTACGCTCTATGGGGAGCAATTTACCAGCTCAAAACCGCTGATCGGTCTTGCCTTCGGTAGCTATGGGCTGGCCAATGCCCTGCTTCAGATCCCGTTCGGCTGGCTGTCCGACCGATTTGGCCGAAAACCGCTCTTGCTCATCGGCCTCACGCTTCACAGCGTGGGCTCCATCCTGGCCGCCGTCCCTCCCAACATCTTCGCCCTCATCGCCGCGCGCCTGATCCAAGGGACCGGCGCCGTCAGCTCTGTCGCATTCGCCATGGTGGCCGATTCGGTCGACGAGAAGAACCGCGCGACCGCGATGGCCTTCCTTGGGATCTCCATTGGCCTCTCCTTCGTCGGCGGTATCCTGGCTGGACCGTTAATCGCCAGCCTCACCGGTTATGCGTCCCTCTTCTGGCTATCCGGCCTTCTGAGCCTGGTCGCATCCATCTACCTGGCACTGGCCGTCAAGGAGCCGCCAAGGGAGCCGGGAACGGCTGACGTCTCTGGCGACCGGCCATCGATCGCTTCGGTGTTTAAGATCGCTGCCATCATCAAGCTGGGTGTCTGTGGATTCCTCATGTCGTTCTTCATGAGCAGCTTCTTCTTCTACTTTCCCTTGCTGGCTCGCCGACACCTGCCCCTGCAAAGCTATTACCTCTTGCTTGGCCCGATGGTCCTCGTCGCTGCCGTCGTAATGTTTGCGGCCTCCAGGGCGGCCGACCTGGGCCGGGCAAAATCGATGGGCGTGTTGGCCTTCGTTGTTCTTGCGATCAGTGGGTGGCTGCTCTTTCGAGGGGCTGACCTTGGGCTCCAAGCCCACCCGCTCATAGTCCTCACTGTTGCCGGCATACTCTTCTTTGCCGGCTACACCAGCCTTCAACCGATCCTCCCCAGCCTCATCACCAAAGCGTCACCGAAGACCGTGTACGGGGCAGCGCTGGGGATATTCAGTTCGCTGCAATTTCTCGGCAGTTTCGCGGGCGGAGCGGCTGCGGGATTGCTCGGCACTGTGGGGACGGATTTCGTGATGGCAGCACTGCTGGCAATCGCAGCGTCAGGCGTCATACTGATGGCCCAGGTAAAGCTCGTATGA
- a CDS encoding 2-phosphosulfolactate phosphatase — translation MIIDVAFSRLDPTCRFASGRAVAVIDVIRATTTITMALHHGCAGVIPVRTLSEAGAVAKRLGGGVLLAGEREADRAVGFELGNSPAEYGRDRVKGKVVVLTTTNGTRAFQVVPGAQAIIACSFLNVSAAARRLTDTGLDILIVCAGQHGRFCLEDAVGSGMLIDRVLSISERACELSDSARAVHQLFATYRNDLLGMLRVCEWGRDIIQKGFGADLEICAQTDLTDIVPVMQKDRLVAKRI, via the coding sequence GTGATCATCGACGTGGCATTCAGTCGATTGGATCCGACCTGTCGGTTCGCCTCCGGTCGAGCAGTGGCCGTGATCGACGTGATACGAGCCACCACGACCATTACCATGGCGCTGCACCACGGTTGTGCTGGTGTCATCCCTGTGCGGACGCTGAGCGAGGCCGGGGCCGTGGCGAAGAGGCTGGGCGGAGGCGTTTTGCTTGCTGGAGAACGGGAAGCAGATAGGGCAGTAGGCTTTGAACTTGGAAATTCTCCGGCCGAATATGGGCGAGATCGGGTCAAGGGTAAGGTCGTTGTCCTGACGACAACCAACGGGACCCGCGCGTTCCAGGTTGTCCCAGGGGCTCAGGCAATAATCGCCTGCTCATTCCTGAACGTATCCGCAGCCGCGCGCCGGCTCACAGATACCGGCCTCGACATCCTTATTGTGTGCGCGGGCCAACATGGCCGTTTCTGTCTGGAAGACGCTGTAGGCAGCGGGATGTTGATCGATCGCGTACTCAGCATCTCTGAACGCGCGTGTGAGCTCAGCGATTCCGCCAGGGCCGTCCACCAACTCTTCGCAACCTATCGAAACGACCTGCTTGGGATGCTCCGAGTTTGCGAATGGGGAAGAGACATCATTCAAAAAGGCTTTGGGGCGGACCTGGAGATCTGCGCGCAAACGGATCTGACCGACATCGTGCCCGTCATGCAAAAAGATCGTCTTGTGGCGAAACGCATATGA
- a CDS encoding AI-2E family transporter: MLARWSGNRTRVSVVFFYGSLLLLLYLTYLIIVPFASPIFWAVILVVVFQPAYRRLLHRLDGKSGLAALLLTITVIAAVVIPAILCGWVLAQEAVSVYQAAERVYRQQGLTGIASHPAVMAGRALWDRVSLPFTRLGFDLNALLLSGLSAVSSFIVDNLKGIAINLLSFTVNLFLAVFTLFFLLRDGEAIVRSLQRLLPLERKHAEALFSRLYEAVSAVVRGTIVTALAQGLLGGVGYWLFGVPYPVFLGLATGLFSLLPVGGSGLIWIPAAIYLFLEGGWIRGLLLLAWSTAVVSTADNVLKPALISGGTNLPTLFLFFGMLGGLQVFGILGFILGPVLLVTLSTFLEIYADMSSPPVDQTLGGGQSQ; the protein is encoded by the coding sequence ATGCTAGCGCGGTGGAGTGGAAACAGAACTCGCGTCTCCGTGGTATTCTTCTATGGGTCCCTGCTCCTGCTCCTCTATCTGACCTACCTCATCATCGTTCCTTTTGCGTCCCCGATTTTCTGGGCAGTCATTCTGGTTGTCGTCTTTCAACCGGCTTATCGCCGCCTGTTACACCGGCTTGATGGTAAGTCCGGGCTCGCAGCCCTCTTGCTGACGATTACGGTCATTGCTGCCGTGGTGATTCCGGCCATTCTCTGCGGATGGGTGCTGGCGCAAGAAGCGGTGAGCGTCTATCAGGCGGCGGAACGGGTCTATCGGCAGCAGGGACTCACAGGGATCGCGTCCCACCCGGCGGTGATGGCCGGTCGGGCCCTTTGGGATCGCGTGAGCCTGCCCTTCACGCGTCTGGGCTTCGATCTGAACGCGTTGCTGTTGAGCGGTTTGAGCGCGGTCAGCAGTTTCATTGTCGACAATCTGAAGGGGATCGCCATCAACCTGTTGAGCTTCACGGTCAATCTCTTTCTCGCCGTCTTTACTCTCTTCTTCCTGCTCAGAGATGGCGAGGCGATCGTTCGCAGCCTCCAGAGGCTCTTGCCACTTGAGCGCAAGCATGCCGAGGCGCTTTTTTCACGCCTCTACGAGGCTGTGTCGGCTGTCGTACGCGGCACCATCGTCACGGCCCTGGCGCAAGGCCTTCTCGGAGGAGTAGGGTATTGGCTCTTCGGCGTCCCGTACCCGGTTTTTCTCGGGCTGGCAACCGGCCTCTTCTCGCTGCTGCCGGTTGGCGGGTCCGGATTGATCTGGATCCCGGCAGCCATCTATCTGTTCCTGGAGGGAGGCTGGATTCGCGGTCTGTTGTTACTCGCCTGGTCGACGGCGGTCGTCAGTACCGCCGACAATGTGCTGAAACCGGCTCTCATCTCAGGCGGGACTAATCTCCCGACGCTCTTTCTGTTTTTCGGTATGCTTGGCGGTCTGCAGGTATTCGGCATTCTCGGGTTTATCCTGGGGCCCGTACTGCTTGTGACGCTCTCAACCTTTCTTGAAATCTACGCCGACATGTCGTCGCCTCCGGTCGACCAGACCCTCGGAGGCGGACAGAGCCAATGA
- a CDS encoding ABC transporter substrate-binding protein, whose protein sequence is METSLIRIGHSPDPDDAFMFYALAKERLDTGRFRFQHVLEAIDTLNSWALAGKLEVTALSVHAYTYVADRYILLPHGASIGRNYGPIVVAKRGLDPAELRGKRIAVPGRLTTAFLVLRLYLGEFQAIEVPFDQVFDAIESGEADAALVIHEGQLTFDARGFTRLVDLGTWWHQQTALPLPLGANAIRKDLGEPCCLEVSRYLQASIDYGLAHRQEALQYAMQFGRGMEAALADRFVDMYVNEDTRAWNQESRRGLEHLLNLAWQQGVITTRIHPEFLPG, encoded by the coding sequence ATGGAGACATCTCTCATCCGGATCGGACATAGTCCCGATCCGGATGATGCATTCATGTTTTACGCCCTGGCGAAGGAGCGACTCGATACAGGGCGATTTCGCTTCCAGCATGTCCTCGAAGCGATCGACACACTGAACAGTTGGGCGCTGGCAGGCAAACTGGAGGTGACGGCGCTCTCGGTTCATGCCTACACCTATGTAGCCGATCGCTACATACTGTTACCCCATGGCGCCAGCATCGGACGGAACTACGGGCCGATCGTGGTGGCGAAGCGAGGACTTGATCCTGCCGAGCTCCGCGGCAAGCGAATTGCCGTCCCCGGTAGACTCACGACGGCATTCCTCGTGCTGCGATTGTACCTCGGTGAGTTCCAGGCCATTGAGGTCCCCTTCGACCAGGTGTTCGATGCCATCGAGAGCGGCGAGGCGGATGCCGCACTTGTCATTCACGAAGGCCAGCTTACGTTCGACGCCCGCGGCTTTACCAGGCTAGTCGATCTTGGAACGTGGTGGCACCAGCAGACCGCGCTGCCACTGCCCCTTGGGGCCAACGCCATCCGTAAGGATCTGGGTGAGCCCTGTTGCCTGGAAGTCTCGAGATATCTCCAGGCCAGTATCGACTATGGCTTGGCTCACCGACAGGAGGCGCTCCAGTATGCCATGCAGTTTGGCCGCGGTATGGAGGCGGCGCTGGCCGACCGGTTCGTCGACATGTATGTCAATGAGGACACTCGCGCCTGGAACCAGGAAAGCAGACGGGGTCTCGAACATCTCCTGAATTTAGCATGGCAGCAAGGGGTGATCACCACGCGAATCCACCCGGAGTTCCTTCCAGGTTAA
- a CDS encoding GAF domain-containing protein, whose amino-acid sequence MERLIKSLAAVIGSSSAMRSAAPDQLLGTVLGEVLKVVDDAVLGWICLTRGLPDHVNWPAATKLPQDSVYLAAVRHAGKEVSTAPTVDCPDCPCCRFLTGADPPPKFSIIDHCPQPALSESPAGAHACVPLFAQDRPIGVLNLAKAGSASFSNIERLFLQAVASQLSAALENASLIGETQVRLKETQTLLEVSYSVNSTLDLQEAIRRIARAVARVLSADTAGAYLLDSDGRQLLPFAGYRLPKHLLDRLKRTPIPVKGFRFIEEALSTKGAVYTSDTSRESRVDHSVFHAFSCKSALFVPMLAKNKIVGGLFATWWTEEHHFTKEEVRLVDAIARQTAVAIENAKLFEEARTHAQAARASEEKYRLLAEHVRDIIYALDAEGRFTYVNPGVRAILGYTPEELLGRYFTDILTSISQRQILEIFARAAKGNDPFGFCELDMVKKEDSVLVPFEIGMVTIRDVTGQMTGWHGIARDVTERKQLEQQLLRAERLRALGEMASGVAHNFNNVLGAILGRAQILRRAVQEAEATRGLEAIEKAALDGANMVRRLQHFTRQRRDEEFFPVDLNQVVKDVLAITEVKWKDEANLAGTTIEIATSYGKISHVMGNISELREVLTNLIFNAVEAMPNGGKLTLKTEEIEEWVCASVSDTGIGMTDDVKTKVFDPFFTTKGVKGTGLGLNVSHGIIRVHHGQIYVQSQPGQGTTVLVKLPISSECGSTPQLKPVPSTHKPGRILVIDDDEMIRELLFELLQAAGHTVVQAGGGREGIHLFQQVSFDLVLTDLGMPECTGWEVASAIKSIAPRTPIGLITGWGLTLDRGKLKEAGVDLVLSKPFQVTEVMALVAEGLELREKI is encoded by the coding sequence ATGGAACGACTGATTAAGAGTCTCGCCGCTGTGATCGGCAGTTCGTCGGCAATGCGGTCCGCCGCCCCCGACCAACTCCTCGGAACCGTTCTGGGAGAGGTCCTGAAGGTGGTCGACGACGCGGTCCTTGGCTGGATCTGCCTGACCCGCGGTCTCCCGGACCACGTGAACTGGCCTGCCGCCACCAAGTTACCACAGGATTCGGTCTATCTTGCGGCCGTCAGACATGCCGGCAAGGAGGTTTCTACAGCTCCTACCGTTGACTGCCCGGACTGCCCCTGTTGCCGCTTCCTTACCGGCGCCGATCCACCCCCCAAGTTTAGCATCATCGATCATTGTCCGCAGCCAGCCTTATCCGAGTCGCCAGCCGGCGCTCATGCGTGCGTGCCCCTCTTCGCGCAGGATCGGCCGATCGGTGTGCTGAATCTCGCCAAGGCGGGGTCTGCGTCCTTCTCCAACATTGAACGGCTGTTCCTCCAGGCTGTCGCGAGTCAGTTGAGTGCGGCGTTGGAGAATGCCAGCCTGATCGGTGAGACACAGGTCAGACTCAAAGAGACGCAGACGCTGCTCGAGGTGAGTTACTCCGTCAATTCTACCCTCGATCTGCAGGAGGCTATCCGACGCATCGCGCGAGCAGTCGCCCGCGTCCTCTCGGCCGATACTGCCGGCGCCTATCTGTTAGACAGCGATGGCAGACAGCTCCTCCCGTTTGCCGGTTATCGTCTGCCCAAGCATCTCTTAGACCGGCTCAAACGGACACCGATTCCAGTAAAGGGATTTCGATTTATCGAAGAAGCGTTAAGTACAAAGGGGGCCGTATATACGAGCGATACCAGCAGGGAGAGTAGAGTCGACCACTCCGTATTTCATGCTTTTTCCTGTAAATCAGCTCTTTTTGTACCGATGCTGGCAAAAAATAAGATCGTCGGCGGTCTCTTCGCCACCTGGTGGACAGAGGAGCACCACTTTACCAAAGAAGAGGTGCGGTTGGTGGATGCCATCGCTCGCCAGACTGCGGTCGCCATCGAGAACGCCAAACTTTTTGAAGAAGCCCGAACGCATGCTCAGGCTGCCAGGGCCTCAGAGGAGAAGTATCGACTGCTGGCCGAGCATGTTCGCGACATAATCTACGCGCTGGACGCTGAAGGTCGATTTACGTACGTGAACCCTGGGGTAAGGGCAATACTCGGCTACACGCCTGAAGAGCTGTTGGGTCGCTACTTTACCGACATCCTCACGTCCATAAGCCAGCGCCAGATCCTGGAGATCTTTGCCAGGGCGGCCAAGGGTAATGACCCATTCGGCTTCTGCGAGCTTGATATGGTGAAGAAAGAGGATTCCGTATTAGTTCCGTTCGAGATTGGAATGGTGACCATTCGGGATGTCACAGGCCAGATGACGGGCTGGCATGGGATCGCGCGGGATGTCACAGAACGGAAGCAATTAGAGCAGCAGCTTCTTCGGGCAGAAAGGCTCCGAGCCCTAGGCGAGATGGCGTCTGGAGTCGCCCATAACTTTAACAACGTGCTGGGCGCAATCCTGGGGCGAGCTCAAATATTGCGTCGGGCAGTCCAGGAGGCGGAGGCAACGCGAGGTCTCGAAGCGATTGAAAAGGCGGCGCTGGACGGGGCCAACATGGTTCGCCGCCTGCAACATTTTACCCGCCAACGGCGAGATGAAGAGTTCTTCCCTGTGGATCTCAACCAGGTGGTCAAAGACGTCCTGGCCATCACCGAAGTCAAGTGGAAAGACGAAGCCAATCTCGCCGGAACGACCATCGAGATTGCAACCAGCTACGGTAAGATCTCCCATGTGATGGGCAATATCTCGGAACTTCGGGAGGTCCTGACTAATCTCATCTTCAACGCTGTGGAGGCGATGCCAAACGGAGGCAAGCTTACATTGAAGACCGAAGAGATTGAAGAGTGGGTCTGCGCAAGCGTGTCGGACACGGGGATCGGAATGACCGACGACGTGAAGACCAAGGTGTTCGATCCTTTCTTTACCACGAAGGGGGTCAAGGGGACCGGGCTTGGCTTGAACGTGTCGCATGGAATCATCAGAGTACACCATGGCCAGATCTATGTGCAGAGCCAACCCGGGCAGGGTACCACCGTGTTGGTCAAGCTGCCGATTTCCTCCGAGTGTGGATCAACCCCACAGCTCAAACCGGTGCCGTCTACTCATAAGCCGGGACGAATCCTGGTGATTGACGATGATGAAATGATCCGCGAACTTCTCTTCGAACTCCTTCAGGCGGCCGGGCATACGGTCGTTCAAGCAGGGGGTGGGCGGGAAGGGATTCATCTTTTCCAGCAGGTGAGCTTCGATCTTGTCCTTACAGACTTGGGTATGCCCGAGTGCACGGGTTGGGAAGTGGCATCGGCCATAAAGAGCATAGCCCCTCGTACCCCCATTGGTCTCATTACCGGGTGGGGGCTTACGCTTGACCGGGGGAAGCTCAAGGAGGCTGGAGTCGATTTGGTCTTGAGCAAGCCGTTCCAGGTCACCGAGGTGATGGCGCTCGTCGCGGAGGGATTGGAGCTTCGCGAAAAGATCTAG
- a CDS encoding alpha/beta fold hydrolase gives MNNASVQTIYRNPVKEVYNYIEKQRTRRQSNRVLHAHPSPLFWLERDVPMKEVMIERRVANAAIPKRLNLYVGTPYCLPTNPERCGYCLFPSEVYQGQHQLDTYLKYLESEGRRYQQFFEGEEPASIYFGGGTSNLYKPDDYHRLMEVVRGVFPTIPQGIEITMEGIPQLFTREKLAAMKTAGVNRISMGVQQLDDEMIKLSGRKQKAKHAFQTLQWCEELGLRSSVDLIFGWPRQTMALMLKDLEAIVRAGVRHITHYELNVAGRTDFARHRRDEIPSTEQNLEMYHTSKQFLESHGYRQMTAYDWEKPAADLPDDLQFEEHMRRFFTYDKEQGIIGYDMWGWGFAGVSYFLGTPEMPGWTYMNSLKVGDYFGRLDESRFPIERGFRYTAKDLRIAWLFQSLQGMSADLHLYKRIFGRDLLEEYADIWQALAEKRWVEIDHEKVTLVGDGVFYTPLIQGLLAHERTEEMRKGKTSAPRIQEDVLPLVQQLPANTATRRERITEESIPSTELMAESESVASDFRLMTPRRRESVELTWHRELTSDSVELSLLRIYGEVWYESPVLLSHGTFSNAQTCTRLATYLAENGFDCWILELRGHGRSEVGPVHPDFEQFSELDVPAALRAVRQRTQNKQLFWIGHSGGGLVPLMHLARHPEACAQVKGIVTLASQATDAGVTWSGWAKIALSAVGNNLIGYAPGPLFKLGPENEFRGVMNQWFRWNWNGRWTGTDGFDYLEGLGRIEVPALCFAGGGDRFIAPHQGCRRLYNALGGLDKQMVFCAKSEGYGEDYSHARIITSRRAQQEIWPIISEWLVKRAN, from the coding sequence ATGAATAATGCAAGCGTTCAGACAATCTACCGCAATCCAGTCAAGGAGGTGTACAACTACATCGAGAAGCAACGGACAAGGCGACAGAGCAACCGGGTCCTGCACGCCCATCCCTCCCCGCTCTTCTGGCTGGAGCGGGATGTGCCAATGAAGGAGGTGATGATCGAGCGAAGAGTCGCAAACGCAGCCATACCAAAGCGACTCAACCTGTATGTCGGCACCCCATACTGCCTTCCCACCAACCCCGAACGATGCGGCTACTGCCTATTTCCAAGCGAGGTGTACCAGGGTCAGCATCAACTGGATACGTACTTGAAGTACCTGGAGTCGGAAGGGCGACGGTATCAACAATTCTTCGAAGGGGAGGAACCCGCCAGTATCTATTTTGGGGGAGGAACATCGAACCTGTATAAGCCGGATGATTACCATAGGCTTATGGAGGTCGTGAGAGGAGTCTTCCCAACCATTCCCCAAGGTATCGAAATCACAATGGAAGGGATTCCTCAGCTTTTTACCAGGGAGAAGCTCGCGGCGATGAAGACAGCCGGGGTCAATCGGATCAGCATGGGAGTGCAGCAACTCGATGATGAGATGATCAAGCTGAGCGGGCGGAAGCAGAAGGCCAAGCACGCTTTTCAGACTCTCCAGTGGTGTGAGGAACTGGGACTCCGAAGCAGTGTCGATCTGATCTTCGGGTGGCCGCGACAGACGATGGCGTTGATGCTGAAGGACCTGGAGGCGATCGTTCGCGCAGGCGTCCGACACATCACTCATTACGAACTCAACGTGGCCGGTCGGACCGATTTCGCGCGCCATCGGCGGGATGAGATCCCTTCGACCGAGCAGAACCTCGAGATGTATCACACGTCCAAGCAGTTCCTCGAGAGCCATGGATACCGACAGATGACCGCCTACGACTGGGAGAAACCGGCTGCTGACCTACCGGACGACCTTCAGTTTGAAGAGCACATGCGTCGATTCTTCACATACGACAAGGAGCAAGGGATCATCGGATATGACATGTGGGGTTGGGGGTTCGCCGGTGTATCGTACTTCCTTGGGACCCCTGAGATGCCTGGTTGGACCTATATGAACTCTCTTAAGGTCGGAGACTATTTCGGTAGACTTGACGAGAGTCGATTTCCGATTGAGCGTGGATTCCGATACACAGCGAAGGATCTTCGGATCGCCTGGCTCTTTCAGTCGCTTCAGGGAATGAGTGCGGACCTGCACCTGTACAAAAGGATCTTCGGTCGGGATCTGCTTGAAGAGTATGCCGATATCTGGCAGGCGCTCGCCGAGAAACGATGGGTCGAGATCGATCACGAGAAGGTGACGTTGGTGGGCGATGGGGTCTTCTACACTCCCTTGATCCAGGGTTTGCTCGCGCATGAGCGGACAGAGGAAATGAGAAAGGGCAAAACCTCAGCACCGCGCATCCAAGAGGATGTGCTGCCATTGGTACAGCAACTGCCCGCGAATACAGCCACCCGACGAGAACGGATCACAGAAGAATCCATCCCCAGCACGGAACTGATGGCTGAATCCGAAAGCGTCGCTTCTGATTTCCGGCTCATGACACCGCGGCGACGCGAATCGGTCGAACTCACATGGCATCGGGAGCTGACCAGCGACAGCGTTGAACTCTCACTGCTGAGGATTTACGGCGAGGTCTGGTACGAATCTCCCGTCCTTCTCTCTCACGGGACATTTTCAAACGCCCAGACTTGCACGAGGCTAGCCACATATCTTGCCGAAAACGGCTTTGACTGCTGGATCCTGGAGCTCAGAGGTCACGGTCGAAGCGAGGTTGGACCGGTTCACCCGGATTTCGAGCAGTTCAGTGAGCTTGACGTACCGGCAGCGCTCCGCGCAGTACGACAAAGGACACAGAACAAGCAGCTCTTCTGGATCGGGCACAGCGGAGGTGGCCTTGTGCCCCTGATGCACCTGGCGCGTCATCCTGAAGCGTGCGCACAGGTCAAGGGGATCGTAACGCTGGCCAGCCAGGCAACGGATGCGGGGGTCACCTGGTCAGGCTGGGCGAAGATTGCCCTGAGCGCAGTGGGGAACAATCTCATCGGATACGCGCCAGGGCCATTGTTCAAGCTGGGACCGGAGAACGAATTCCGTGGCGTGATGAACCAGTGGTTCCGCTGGAATTGGAATGGTCGATGGACCGGAACAGATGGTTTCGACTACCTCGAGGGGCTCGGAAGGATTGAGGTCCCCGCTCTCTGCTTCGCCGGAGGAGGCGACCGGTTCATTGCCCCTCATCAGGGGTGTCGCCGGCTCTACAATGCATTAGGGGGCCTGGATAAGCAAATGGTGTTCTGCGCCAAATCCGAAGGATACGGAGAGGATTACAGTCATGCGCGGATCATCACGAGTCGTCGGGCCCAGCAGGAGATCTGGCCCATCATCTCAGAATGGCTTGTCAAGCGGGCCAATTGA
- a CDS encoding chlorite dismutase family protein — MPTSAAEQYINFAFYKVDLAWRRLPKEEREASKKEFGAAIEQWRERMLLIPYSTVGLRPDTDFMLWRIGNSLKLLQEMSRQLNGTVLGSYVATPYSFVAMARRSIYVAKHLHPGQEGRRSTIIPGEHQYLFVYPFVKQRDWYLLPLDRRQEMMNVHIKVGHKFPSVKLNTTYSFGLDDQEFVVAFESDRPADFMELVMALRETEASRFTLRDTPIFTCIQKTIHETLDDLG, encoded by the coding sequence ATGCCGACTTCAGCCGCAGAACAATACATTAATTTCGCTTTTTATAAGGTCGACCTGGCCTGGCGACGGCTTCCGAAAGAAGAACGCGAGGCAAGTAAAAAGGAGTTCGGCGCCGCGATTGAGCAGTGGCGTGAACGGATGCTGCTGATCCCTTACTCGACCGTAGGACTCCGGCCGGACACCGATTTTATGCTCTGGCGAATCGGTAACTCGCTGAAGTTGTTGCAGGAGATGTCCAGACAGCTCAACGGGACGGTGCTCGGCTCCTACGTGGCCACGCCGTACTCATTCGTCGCCATGGCCAGGCGCTCGATCTATGTGGCCAAGCATCTGCATCCCGGCCAGGAGGGCCGTCGATCGACCATCATCCCCGGTGAACATCAGTACCTGTTCGTCTATCCGTTTGTCAAGCAACGGGACTGGTACCTGCTGCCGCTTGATCGGCGTCAGGAGATGATGAATGTCCATATTAAAGTGGGCCACAAGTTTCCATCGGTGAAACTGAACACTACCTACTCATTCGGCCTCGACGACCAGGAGTTTGTGGTGGCGTTTGAAAGTGATAGGCCGGCTGATTTTATGGAGCTTGTCATGGCGCTCCGCGAGACCGAAGCAAGCCGTTTTACCCTTCGTGATACGCCGATCTTTACCTGCATTCAAAAGACTATTCACGAGACCCTGGACGACTTGGGCTAG
- the rpsU gene encoding 30S ribosomal protein S21, whose translation MALDDGTEETSGGSRSDKGTRHRPLEVKVDGRGVESAIRLFKKLVLRDGILKELKRRAHYEKPGEKRRRKVREAARRLRRQAARAVRRDQSEF comes from the coding sequence ATGGCTCTTGACGATGGCACTGAGGAGACGAGCGGGGGTTCGAGGTCCGACAAAGGGACTCGACATCGCCCTCTCGAGGTCAAAGTAGACGGTCGAGGGGTCGAATCGGCTATTCGGCTCTTTAAAAAGCTCGTTTTGCGCGATGGAATCCTGAAGGAACTGAAACGAAGAGCGCATTACGAGAAACCAGGGGAGAAGCGTCGCCGAAAGGTTCGTGAGGCTGCGCGCAGACTTCGCCGTCAGGCAGCTCGCGCGGTTCGCCGCGACCAGTCGGAATTCTGA
- a CDS encoding DUF4236 domain-containing protein, with amino-acid sequence MGFLFRKRLRLGKFLSLNLSKSGLGLSVGPPGAKLSVNPKRARIQVGIPGTGLGYRRDVSMPQEGGEPSIPTRRHGRAWLIMGLLVALMFLVYLLSGCGFAQWRDQALRDVAEGRWHVNPEQVPPGSAPSQTIEFYDAGGKHVGYGKVQGGTAEFFNTDGSRTGSGKVGR; translated from the coding sequence ATGGGCTTCTTGTTTCGTAAGCGGCTTCGGCTCGGGAAATTCCTCTCGCTGAACCTGTCTAAGTCCGGCCTGGGGCTCAGTGTCGGCCCTCCAGGCGCGAAGCTCTCCGTGAATCCCAAGCGGGCGCGAATTCAGGTTGGCATCCCCGGAACCGGCCTGGGCTATCGGCGGGATGTGTCCATGCCCCAGGAGGGAGGGGAGCCGTCCATTCCGACGCGCCGTCACGGCCGCGCCTGGCTGATCATGGGACTCCTCGTGGCGTTGATGTTCCTGGTCTACCTGCTCTCCGGCTGTGGATTCGCGCAATGGCGCGATCAAGCGCTCCGTGACGTGGCCGAAGGGCGGTGGCATGTGAACCCTGAACAGGTCCCTCCCGGTAGTGCGCCCTCGCAGACCATTGAGTTTTACGATGCCGGCGGCAAGCATGTCGGGTACGGGAAGGTGCAAGGCGGGACGGCGGAGTTCTTCAACACGGACGGAAGCCGGACCGGGTCCGGTAAGGTCGGACGATAG